The Pelmatolapia mariae isolate MD_Pm_ZW linkage group LG10_11, Pm_UMD_F_2, whole genome shotgun sequence genome includes a region encoding these proteins:
- the dynll2b gene encoding dynein, light chain, LC8-type 2b has product MGDKKAVIKNADMSDEMQQDAVDCAMQAMEKYNIEKDIAAYVKKEFDKKYNPTWHCIVGRNFGSYVTHETKHFIYFYLGQVAILLFKSG; this is encoded by the exons ATGGGTGACAAGAAGGCTGTGATAAAGAACGCAGACATGTCTGATGAAATGCAGCAGGATGCAGTGGACTGTGCCATGCAGGCCATGGAAAAGTATAACATTGAGAAGGATATCGCCGCCTATGTCAAAAAG GAGTTTGACAAGAAGTACAACCCCACATGGCACTGCATTGTTGGGAGGAACTTTGGCAGCTACGTGACACATGAGACGAAGCATTTCATCTACTTCTACCTGGGTCAAGTGGCTATTCTGCTGTTCAAGTCTGGCTGA